From the genome of Flavobacterium luteolum, one region includes:
- a CDS encoding response regulator has protein sequence MPYRSQFVIIEDNLIDQFVTKKLLKKGLDINPVYIANNGKEGMNWLLKNQNQNPLIILLDIQMPIMDGFEFLKEFDQLPEDIKQNIEIFVLSSTLDSDEIKKVKENKYVSDFWNKPFRLEILKSVFLEA, from the coding sequence ATGCCGTATAGATCTCAATTTGTAATTATAGAAGACAATCTGATTGATCAATTTGTCACTAAAAAACTACTTAAAAAAGGACTCGACATTAATCCTGTTTATATAGCCAATAATGGAAAAGAAGGAATGAACTGGTTACTAAAAAATCAGAACCAAAATCCATTAATTATTCTTTTAGACATTCAGATGCCTATTATGGATGGTTTTGAATTTTTGAAAGAATTTGACCAGCTGCCAGAAGATATAAAACAAAATATTGAAATTTTTGTTCTTTCTTCGACTTTAGATAGCGATGAAATCAAGAAAGTAAAAGAAAACAAGTATGTCTCTGATTTCTGGAATAAACCTTTTAGATTAGAGATATTGAAAAGTGTATTTCTCGAAGCTTAA